The bacterium genomic sequence GCTCCACACGGGCGTGAGCCCCGTGGACAACGCCTTGGTGCTGACGACGCGTCGGCTCAAGCGCGTCGCCCAGGGGGAGTGGGTCATCTCGCTCGGCGCGATCACGCACGACCCGGCGCGTCGCTCCTGAAGCACCCGGCATTTTGAAGAAAAGCGGAGGTGGAGCCGACATGCGGCACATCGTAACCGAAACATTACTGCGCCCGCTCGCACTGGCGGTGCTGGCGGGATTGGCGATCGCGGCCTTCGGCGGAGGGACGCTGTCGCAGGCCGCGGACGCGGTGCACCTGAACTTCCTCATTCCGGAGGGGCCCGGCCAGGACGTCGCGGCGAGGGCGGCCGTGGCCGTGTACCAAAAAGAACACCCCAACGTGAGCGTGACGATCGTCGCGGGCAGCAACGCCAACTACTACCCCAAGATGCTCGCGGCGATGCAGACGACCCCCGACCAGCCGCTGTTCAACATGGCCTACATCAACGCGCCGACGTGGCCGAAAGGGTACACCGCGGACATGTGGCTGCCGCTCGACACGGCGCGCGTGCCGAACGCGCTGCACGTGATCAAGCAGTACCGGCGGGCCCAAGATAAAGGCGTCGGCGTCGGCATCGTCCTGATCGGGCTCTTGTACAATGAGAAGTACGTCAAGACGCCGCCGACGTCGTGGACCGATCTGTGGGCCAACGCCGCCTTTAAGCACAAGGTCGTCCTGTTCGACTATCTATGGGAGTACAACGGCCTGGTCATGGCGGCCAGATTGAACGGCGGCAGCGAAACGAACATTGAGCCGGGCATCAAGGTGTGGAGCCAGCACGCCGACCAGATCCGGGCGCTGATCACCTCGACGGACCAGATGCAGAACCTGCTCCAGACCGGCGACGCGTGGCTGACGGCGTGGCCCAAGGCCAACCAGGCTGTCTGGGCCAAGCAGGGCCTGCCGTTTGCCTTCGCCGTCCCCAAGGAGGGCGCCGTCGCCTTCCCGCTCTTCCTGACGGTTGTCAAAGGATCGTCCCCGGCGCAGGTGCGGGCGGCCCAGGACATCATCAACCTGCTGCTGAGCTCGTATTACCAGGGCCTCTACGCGGCCAGCAGCTACACCTCGCCCGTCTCGGACGAAGTGCGGATTCCGGCCGCGCTGGCCAACGACCCGGCTTTCAGCCAGCGGGTCCTGAGCAAGGCGATCCTGCTCGACGAGGCGGCGATCGCCGCGAACAGCCCGAACTACACGAAGCTGTGGAACGCCGAGGTGAAGTCCAAGCTGTAGGCGGCGCATCCAGGTGGCAGCACGGACGGACGGCGGGGCGGCCGTCGTCACAGGCCGCCCCGCCGTCGTGACACTCGACCGCGTCACGAAGCGTTACGGCGCTACGGTGGCCGTCGCCGATCTCTCGCTGGAGATCCGGCAGGGCGAGTTCTTTTCGCTCCTCGGGCCGAGCGGGTGCGGCAAGTCCACGACGCTTCGCATGATCGGCGGCTTCGAGCGTCCGTCGGCCGGCACCATCTCGATCCGCGGCACGCCGTCGAACGACGTGCCGCCATACAAGCGCGATACGAACATGGTCTTTCAGCAGCTCGCGCTCTTCCCGCACCTCGACGTCTACGAGAACGTCGCCTTCGGGCTACGGGCGAAGCGTGCGCCCGCGCACGAGATCGGGCCGCGCGTCGAGCGCGCGCTCGACCTCGTCGCGCTCGGGCCGTTCAAGCGGCGCGCCGTCCGGTCGCTGTCCGGCGGCCAGCAGCAGCGCGTCGCGATCGCCCGCGCCCTCGTCAACGAGCCCGCAGTCCTGCTGCTGGACGAGCCGCTCGGGGCCCTCGACCTGAAGCTGCGCCTGCAGATGCAGCTGGAGTTGAAGAATCTGCAGCGGCGCGTCGGCACGACGTTCATCTACGTCACGCACGATCAGATCGAAGCGCTGACCATGTCCGACCGGATCGCGGTGATGAACGACGGCCGGCTCGAACAGACCGGCACCG encodes the following:
- a CDS encoding ABC transporter ATP-binding protein yields the protein MAARTDGGAAVVTGRPAVVTLDRVTKRYGATVAVADLSLEIRQGEFFSLLGPSGCGKSTTLRMIGGFERPSAGTISIRGTPSNDVPPYKRDTNMVFQQLALFPHLDVYENVAFGLRAKRAPAHEIGPRVERALDLVALGPFKRRAVRSLSGGQQQRVAIARALVNEPAVLLLDEPLGALDLKLRLQMQLELKNLQRRVGTTFIYVTHDQIEALTMSDRIAVMNDGRLEQTGTGREIYEHPKTPFVAGFIGDTNLIEVVRREPGRYATPDGALAFALRESGDRAVVSLRPERIRAGAAAKACAQRAAGRVIDAVYVGADVQYVVAAGNTRLTVKTRGDQVFAAGEEVELGWQPSDPVAVGAAGR
- a CDS encoding extracellular solute-binding protein: MRHIVTETLLRPLALAVLAGLAIAAFGGGTLSQAADAVHLNFLIPEGPGQDVAARAAVAVYQKEHPNVSVTIVAGSNANYYPKMLAAMQTTPDQPLFNMAYINAPTWPKGYTADMWLPLDTARVPNALHVIKQYRRAQDKGVGVGIVLIGLLYNEKYVKTPPTSWTDLWANAAFKHKVVLFDYLWEYNGLVMAARLNGGSETNIEPGIKVWSQHADQIRALITSTDQMQNLLQTGDAWLTAWPKANQAVWAKQGLPFAFAVPKEGAVAFPLFLTVVKGSSPAQVRAAQDIINLLLSSYYQGLYAASSYTSPVSDEVRIPAALANDPAFSQRVLSKAILLDEAAIAANSPNYTKLWNAEVKSKL